In Saccharomyces eubayanus strain FM1318 chromosome II, whole genome shotgun sequence, the genomic stretch TATAGTATTATTACGGCTATATTATTATAGCAAAAACTTACGTAGAAAATGACTgtgtttctgtttttttttgtttttttttttttcactatgaaaaatttagcGATGAGTTATTTCTGAATCGTCAAATAATTTAGTGTATTCGAACGCATACTATTCTTGGTAGTTGAATCGGTTGTTTATCTAATTGAAAGAACacataagaaaaatggctagaagaaagaattatAAAAAGGGAAACAAGAAGACTTTTGGCGCTCGTGATGACTCGAGAGCTCAAAAGAACTGGTCTGACTTggtaaaggaaaatgaaaaatgggaaaaatACTACAAGACCTTAGCTCTCTTCCCAGAAGATCAATGGGAGGAGTTCAAGAAGACATGTCAAGCCCCACTACCCCTAACCTTCAGAATTACAGGCTCTAGAAAGCATGCTGGTGAAGTTTTAGATCTGTTCAAGGAAAGACATCTACCTAACTTGACTAATGTCGAATttgaaggtgaaaaaatcaaggcCCCGGTAGAGCTGCCTTGGTATCCAGACCACCTTGCTTGGCAATTGGACGTTCCAAAGACTGTCATTAGAAAGAACGAACAATTTGCAAAGACTCAGAGATTTTTAGTTGTTGAGAATGCGGTCGGTAATATCTCAAGACAAGAAGCTGTTTCAATGATCCCTCCAATCGTGCTTGAAGTAAAACCTCATCATACCGTTTTAGACATGTGTGCTGCTCCAGGTTCAAAAACCGCCCAATTAATCGAAGCCTTACACAAGGATACAGATGAACCATCTGGGTTTGTTGTCGCTAATGATGCCGATGCTAGAAGGTCTCATATGTTGGTCCAccaattgaaaagattaaacAGTGCTAACTTAATGGTTGTCAACCATGATGCTCAATTTTTCCCACGTATCAGATTGCACGAAAActcaaagaacaagaatgaCATTTTAAAATTCGACAGAATTCTTTGTGACGTGCCATGTTCTGGTGATGGTACCATGAGAAAGAACGTTAACGTCTGGAAAGATTGGAACACACAAGCAGGTCTTGGTTTGCATACTGTTCAATTGAATATTCTGAATAGAGGTTTGCATCTCCTAAAAGATAGTGGTAGATTAGTTTACTCCACTTGTTCCTTGAATCCTATCGAAAATGAAGCTGTTATAGCTGAAGCACTAAGGAAATGGGGTGACAAAATCAGATTGGTCAATTGCGATGATAAACTATCTGGTTTAGTAAGATCTAAGGGTGTATCTAAATGGCCCGTTTATGATAGAAATTTAACTGAGAAGACCAAGGGAGACGAAGGCACATTGGAAAGCTTTTTCGCGCcatctgaagaagaagcctCTAAATTCAATTTGCAAAATTGTATGAGAGTTTATCCTCACCAACAAAACACAGGTGGGTTTTTCATCACTGTTTTTGAGAAAGTTgaggaaaaaattgaacaagAGGCTACTGAGAAATTATCCTCAGAAACTCCAGCCTTGGAATCCGAAGGACctcaaacaaagaaaataaaggtggaagaagttcaaaagaaagaaagattaCCACGTGATGCTAACGAAGAgccttttgtttttgttgacCCACAACACGAAGCTTTGAAGGTCTGTTGGGACTTTTATGGTGTTGACAACATCTTTGACAGAAATACTTGTCTAGTTCGTAATGCTACTGGTGAACCAACCAGAGTAGTTTATACTGTATGTCCGGCTTTGAAGGACGTTATTCAGGCTAATGAAGACAGATTGAAGATTATTTATTCCGGTGTAAAATTATTCATTTCTCAAAGAAGCGATATCGAATGTTCATGGAGAATTCAAAGTGAATCACTACCAATAATGAAGCATCATATGAAATCCAATAGAATTGTTAAAGCTAACTTGGAAATGCTAAAACACCTATTGATCGAATCATTCCCCAATTTTGACGACATCCGTTCGAAGAACATTGACAATGATTTTGTCGAAAAAATGACTGTTTTAAGCTCTGGCTGTGCATTCATTGATGTATCAAGAAATGACCCTACCAAGGAAAACTTATTCTTACCTGTATGGAAGGGTAACAAGTGCATTAACTTAATGGTCTGCAAGGAAGATACCCATGAGCTATTATACAGAATCTACGGTATTGATGCGAACGCCAAGGTTGCTCCAAaacctgaagaaaaagaagaaacgaCGGAAACTCCTGCTGAAACTCCTGCTGAAACTCCTGCTGAAACTCCTGCTGAAACTCCTGCTGAAACTCCTAGCGAGGCTAAATGATCGGTCATTATCGTCCTATCCCCCACTTTATATATCCTAGTTTAGTACATGTATATTATTAAAAggcaaaataaaaatagtaCGTCAACAGAAAGTTAATTTTCGTTGATTCTTGTGTTTTTATCCAAAAAGAGTATGATGTACGGGAGAGTTTTACGTGTTATATTGaattgaaattaaaaatacaatgtatagaaaatatacgaaaaagaaaagaaaattatataCTGAGATTGGAATTGCTAATGCATGGAAAAGAACTTGTcgtttcattttcatcgaCCTACGGAAAGGGACATCAATGGCCCAAGGTATAAATAGAGAAAGATCTGCGGAGTTGGCGACGAACACTGACCTTTTGAGCATCAACGAATGAATCAACCACGACCTTGATAGCTCTATCCAAATCATAAGAAGACACGAATTCAGACAACCTCATTTTAGCAAAGGATTCTGCGATTCTTAAAATGGATTCTAAATGACGGACGGTAATTGGGAATGAACCGGTAGAAATACTTTCTCTTCTTAGGTCGGCGTATACTCTACTAACCTTATCCATATCCATTTGATGTAATTTAGGGTAGACCTTGGTTCTGGCATAGTGAATATACTTCATTAGTAGTTCTTGTGAAATTGGggaaatttcttcttcctttttcctttgtctTTGAAGTCTCTTTTGTCTTGCGGTGAGTTGttcatttatttcatcttcGCCTTGTTCTATCACCGACtctccattttctttggctagcttatcttcttcatcttgatCGTTTTCTGGATGAGATCTCACATGAGAATCAACAACAAACGTAGCCAACCTTCGGTCAGCCTCCTCATCAACAAGATCTCTGACAACACATAATATGTCAAATCTTGAAAGGA encodes the following:
- the NCL1 gene encoding tRNA (cytosine-C5-)-methyltransferase; protein product: MARRKNYKKGNKKTFGARDDSRAQKNWSDLVKENEKWEKYYKTLALFPEDQWEEFKKTCQAPLPLTFRITGSRKHAGEVLDLFKERHLPNLTNVEFEGEKIKAPVELPWYPDHLAWQLDVPKTVIRKNEQFAKTQRFLVVENAVGNISRQEAVSMIPPIVLEVKPHHTVLDMCAAPGSKTAQLIEALHKDTDEPSGFVVANDADARRSHMLVHQLKRLNSANLMVVNHDAQFFPRIRLHENSKNKNDILKFDRILCDVPCSGDGTMRKNVNVWKDWNTQAGLGLHTVQLNILNRGLHLLKDSGRLVYSTCSLNPIENEAVIAEALRKWGDKIRLVNCDDKLSGLVRSKGVSKWPVYDRNLTEKTKGDEGTLESFFAPSEEEASKFNLQNCMRVYPHQQNTGGFFITVFEKVEEKIEQEATEKLSSETPALESEGPQTKKIKVEEVQKKERLPRDANEEPFVFVDPQHEALKVCWDFYGVDNIFDRNTCLVRNATGEPTRVVYTVCPALKDVIQANEDRLKIIYSGVKLFISQRSDIECSWRIQSESLPIMKHHMKSNRIVKANLEMLKHLLIESFPNFDDIRSKNIDNDFVEKMTVLSSGCAFIDVSRNDPTKENLFLPVWKGNKCINLMVCKEDTHELLYRIYGIDANAKVAPKPEEKEETTETPAETPAETPAETPAETPAETPSEAK